CCGGCACCTACGACACCGACAGTGGCCGTCTGCGCGCCGGCCGTGGCCGCACCGGTGACCGCATCGAGCGCAGCCTGTTCCTGCAGTACGACTACGCGACCAACCAGGGCGAAGGCGCGCCCCCGTCCGCGTCGGCCATCAGCGCCAACTGGGGCTGGACCGGACGCTACTTCGACGACAACGCGGCGCCGACACGCGGCCAGGGGCTGTCGCTGGAACTGGGCGTGGGCCAGACGCTGATCGGCGAGCGCGCGCCCTTCATCCGCAGCTACCTGCGCTGGCTCGGCATCCTGCCCATCGGCACGGTGCAGGGCACCGATGGCGGTGCTTCGCGCAGCAGCCGCCTGCAGTTCCGCGCCGAGAGCGGCGCCGTCGTCGCCCGCGACAACGCGCAGATCCCGACCACGCTGCTGTTCCTGACCGGCGGCGACACCACGGTGCGCGGCTACAGTTACCGGCAGATCGGCACCGAGCGCAGCGATGGCGCCATCGTCGCCGGCCGCTACCTCGGCGTGGGCAGCGTCGAATGGCAGCGGCCCATCCTCTGGAACGGCAAGCTCAGCGACTTCGAGAGCGCGGTCTTCGTCGACGCCGGGTCGGTGGCCGACAAGTTCGGCGAGCTCAAGGCCAAGGTCGGCACCGGCGTGGGCGTGCGCTGGCGCAGCCCCGTCGGGCCGGTGCAGGCCGACGTCGCCTACGGCGTCGACACGAAGAAGTACCGGCTGCACCTGCGGCTGGGCTTCAGCTTCTAGGCACACGCGTGGCAACGACCGAGACGCTCACCCCTCTGCCCGCGCCACGCCGGTCGCGCACGCGCCGCGTGCTGCGCGGCCTGGCATGGGCGTTCGTGACGCTCATCGTCCTGGTGATCGCGATCGGCGCCGGCGCGTGGTGGTGGCTGGGCTCCGACCAGTCGCTCGCCTATGCGCTCGCCAAGGCCGCGCACTACATGCCGCCCGGCCAAACGCTGCAGAGCCGCGACGTGAGCGGCTCGCTGCGCACCGGCGGCCGCATCGGCTACCTGCAATGGCAGAGCCCCACGCTCTCGGTCGAGGTGCACGATGCCGCGATCGGCTGGACGCTGAAGCCGCTGTTCCAGCGCAAGGTCCAGCTTGGCGAAGTCGTCGCCAAGGACGTGCGCATCGAGCGCCGCGGCCCCGCGCCCGACACCAGCGAGCCGCTGCAGCCGCTCGAACAGATCGTGCTGCCGGTGGATGTCGACCTGCCCTTCCGCGTCGGCACCGTCCGCTGGGCCGGGCCGCCGGTGGTCGAGGCCACCAACCTCGCCGGCCACTACATCTACGCGCAGCGCCAGCACACGCTGAAGGTCGACAGCGTCGACATGGCCGACGGCCACTACAGCGCGCGCGTCGGGCTGCAGGGCGATGCGCCGATGGCGCTCGACCTCGCGCTCGACGGCCGCGTACGCGCGCCGCTGGCCGAAGGCCGCAGCATCGACGTGCTGGCCACCGCGACGGCCAAGGGCACGCTCGCCGGCGCCGACGCCCGCCTGGCGATCGCCGCCGACCTGAAGCCCGCCGAGCAGGACGCCACCGCCCCGATGCAGGCACAGCTGCAGGCGAACATCGCGCCGTGGCAGCCGCAACCGGTGATCGACGCCAACGCCGACCTGCGCAACGTCGACCTCGCGCGCCTGTGGCCCACCGCCCCGGCCACGCTACTCAGCGGCCAGGTGCTGGCCGGCCCCGGCGCAGCCGGCAGCGGCGTGCAATGGCAGGCCAGCGCCGACATTCGCAACGCCCTGCCCGGCCCGTGGGACCAGGGCAAGCTGCCGGTCGAGCGCGTCGAGGCCCGCACCACCTACGACGGCACCACCTGGACGGTGCCCGGCGCCACCGTGCGCACCGGCGGCGGCCGCATCGACGCCGAAGGCGACTGGAGCCCTGCCCCCTTGCCCTGGGCCGTGCGCGCCACCGTGCGCAACGTACAGCCGGGCGCGCTGCACACCCAATTGGCCGGTGCGCCGGTCGGCGGCAAGGCCGAGCTTGAACAGCGCGACGATGCGCTGGTCTTCGACGTGGCGCTGCAGGCGCAGGGCACCGCGGGCAGCGCCGCGCTGCAGGGCCTGCGGCTCGACCGCGTTGTCGCGCAGGGCCAGTGGAAGAACGAGGTGCTCGACCTGCGCACGCTGCGCGTCGAGGCGGCACAGGCCAGTGTCGCCGGCACGCTGCAGGCCCGCATCGCCGAACGCGCCGGCAGCGGCGACCTGAAGCTGGTGCTGCCTGGCGGCAACGCCCAGGTCGCCGGACGGATCGCGCCGGCGCAGGGCCGCGGCCAGATCGACGCGCAGATCGACAACGCCGCCACGCTGCAGCGCTGGGTCGAAACGCTGCCGGGCCTTGGCAAGGTCTTCGCCGGTGCCAGCGCCGACGGCAGTGCGCGCCTCGACGCGCGCTGGGACGGCGGCTGGGAGGCCGTGCAGCGCCGGCTGCAGAACGCGACCACGCCCGCGCCGCGCGGCACTGCCGAACCCACCGTGCAGGCCACGCTGACCGTGCCGCGGCTCGACCTGCGCCTTCCTGCTGCTGCAGTGCCTGCCGGCAGCGTGCCGCCCCCGCCGGCGCTTCCCGTTCAGTTGCGCGGCCTGCGCGCCGAGCTGTCCGGCAGCCTGGCGCAGGCCACGCTGGCGCTGCAGGGCGAGGCGACCCGCGGCACGCAGAAGATGACGCTGGACACCCGCGCCAGCGGTGCGCTCGAAGGCCCCGGCCGCTGGCGCGCCGCGCTGGCCAGCCTGCGCGTGCAGGCCCAGGACAGCACCCGCCCCGGCCCCTGGACCGTGGCGCTGAGCGCGCCGCTCAACGCCAACGTGCGCAGCACCGCCGGCGGCCTCGAAGTCGACACCTCCGCCGGTGGCGCCACGCTGCAGGGGCCGGTGCCCGGCACCGTGCGCATCGACTGGGAGCCGGTGCGCTTCCGCCAGACCGGTGCCACCGGGCAGCGCGCCTTCCGCCTGCAGTCGAAGGGCCGCATGCAGGGCCTGCCGATGGCCTGGGCCGAGGCCATGGACAGCAACAGCTCGCTCGCCAGCATGGG
The sequence above is drawn from the Variovorax sp. J2L1-78 genome and encodes:
- a CDS encoding translocation/assembly module TamB domain-containing protein is translated as MATTETLTPLPAPRRSRTRRVLRGLAWAFVTLIVLVIAIGAGAWWWLGSDQSLAYALAKAAHYMPPGQTLQSRDVSGSLRTGGRIGYLQWQSPTLSVEVHDAAIGWTLKPLFQRKVQLGEVVAKDVRIERRGPAPDTSEPLQPLEQIVLPVDVDLPFRVGTVRWAGPPVVEATNLAGHYIYAQRQHTLKVDSVDMADGHYSARVGLQGDAPMALDLALDGRVRAPLAEGRSIDVLATATAKGTLAGADARLAIAADLKPAEQDATAPMQAQLQANIAPWQPQPVIDANADLRNVDLARLWPTAPATLLSGQVLAGPGAAGSGVQWQASADIRNALPGPWDQGKLPVERVEARTTYDGTTWTVPGATVRTGGGRIDAEGDWSPAPLPWAVRATVRNVQPGALHTQLAGAPVGGKAELEQRDDALVFDVALQAQGTAGSAALQGLRLDRVVAQGQWKNEVLDLRTLRVEAAQASVAGTLQARIAERAGSGDLKLVLPGGNAQVAGRIAPAQGRGQIDAQIDNAATLQRWVETLPGLGKVFAGASADGSARLDARWDGGWEAVQRRLQNATTPAPRGTAEPTVQATLTVPRLDLRLPAAAVPAGSVPPPPALPVQLRGLRAELSGSLAQATLALQGEATRGTQKMTLDTRASGALEGPGRWRAALASLRVQAQDSTRPGPWTVALSAPLNANVRSTAGGLEVDTSAGGATLQGPVPGTVRIDWEPVRFRQTGATGQRAFRLQSKGRMQGLPMAWAEAMDSNSSLASMGVTGDLIFDGDWDIEAGDALRADLRLARRSGDIRVQAGEAALVTRIESRGTGARSEIKMVSGTGNVEGPSTPAGLRQAELRIEARGESVQAKLVWDSMRAGNIDATLGTRVLQRDGGWQWPADAPLSGAVKARMPSLGVWSMLAPPGWRIAGTLDADATLSGSRTEPRWNGTLAADQLALRALVEGLDLRDGRLRATLSGHRVDITEFTLKGGRGSSARIAGQSGNVSTTASEAARDGGTLSGTGQMSWGAVPAGSGASGIRMDMRAQLRSLRLLVRSDRQITVSGDLQAGLADGQFTVRGNIDTERAVIILPDESAPSLGSDVVVRSAAKTAEAAATAQRDAARASADAAKPQTAKAPDVAVTFDLGKDFAVQGRGITTRLEGKLDIRSTSLTAPPRVTGEVRTVKGQYRAYGQQLDVETGLARFNGPVDNPSLDILAIRPNITQRAGVQVTGTAQSPRVKLYSEPVLSDVETLSWVVLGRASASSGGESILMQQAALALLGGLGKGGSGGSLASRLGLDEIGFKGPNPGGELRESAVTLGKRLSSDFYVTYESSLTGMLGTLYIFYDLTQRLTLRGQAGIQSGVDLIYTLKYD